The following proteins come from a genomic window of Papilio machaon chromosome 7, ilPapMach1.1, whole genome shotgun sequence:
- the LOC106712660 gene encoding uncharacterized protein LOC106712660 — protein sequence MLPNWRRWSCFIIITCLTHIVKQGSGQATDVDVRLTAPSWVARGGSATMRCLHQVPPQLLYKVEFLRSGAKLLQYVRERVPPFTNYTFPGGKLNMSLVTENSITIENLDPSASGLYWCEVSLETPIFTAASPPHQLTVVYAQKHPPIITFGKPDVVVEGLLRANCTSAPAAPAPRLTWYIDNEKVPEDSIKYFSYRVSSSTRTKGGGGYKNRKYHHRYIAPEFNYTAKYWALVSETTTNTPNTTKHNKCTLNEAQSEEMKKIREKPREPQIVPISLWVSIAELRTPAHGRLQLTCTATIPDEVGPGERYADLKKQTVSVEMNELSLKRPLTETIQANSTASFMLPQYPLWIVGCGVLLHELHLLIN from the exons ATGTTGCCGAACTGGAGAAGATGGTCCTGCTTCATAATTATCACATGTTTAACACACATCGTAAAAcaag GGAGCGGACAGGCTACAGACGTAGATGTCCGTCTGACAGCACCCAGCTGGGTCGCACGAGGCGGTTCCGCGACTATGAGATGTCTACATCAG GTACCTCCGCAACTACTGTATAAAGTGGAATTCCTGAGATCGGGTGCTAAACTACTGCAATATGTTCGCGAGAGAGTCCCGCCATTTACCAATTACACATTTCCCGGTGGAAAGTTAAAT ATGTCTCTCGTTACTGAGAATTCTATAACAATCGAAAACTTGGATCCTTCAGCGTCGGGCTTGTATTGGTGCGAGGTGTCCCTAGAGACACCCATTTTTACGGCCGCTTCGCCGCCGCATCAGCTCACTGTTGTCT atgcCCAAAAACATCCACCGATCATAACTTTCGGCAAACCCGATGTGGTGGTTGAAGGGTTGCTGCGAGCTAATTGCACCAGTGCCCCGGCAGCGCCCGCGCCCCGACTGACCTGGTATATTGATAATGaaaag GTACCGGAGGATTCgatcaaatatttttcgtaCAGAGTATCAAGTTCGACTAGAACTAAAGGCGGTGGTGGATACAAAAACAGAAAGTATCACCACCGTTATATAGCTCCAGAGTTCAACTATACCGCCAAGTATTGGGCTCTTGTTAGTGAGACGACCACCAACACGCCGAATACGACTAAACATAACAAATGTACTTTAAATGAAGCGCAAAGTGAAGAAATGAAAAAG ATTCGCGAGAAGCCACGGGAACCTCAAATAGTACCGATATCTCTGTGGGTGTCGATCGCGGAGTTGCGAACTCCCGCGCATGGCAGACTACAGCTCACCTGCACGGCCACCATACCTGATGAAGTCGGCCCTGGAGAACGGTACGCTGATCTCAAGAAACAAACTGTATCAG TTGAGATGAACGAGTTAAGCCTCAAACGACCACTAACTGAAACTATCCAAGCTAATTCGACTGCATCGTTTATGTTACCACAATATCCTCTTTGGATTGTCGGCTGTGGCGTACTGTTACATGAGCTTCAtctactaataaattaa